The genomic region AACCGCTCATCGGCTATTACAGAGACATGGGCATATTGGCGGAGGTTTCCGGGACACGACCGATGGATGAGGTTTTTGAGACGATAGTCGTTCTCATCGAGGCTAGGACTTGATTGCACGAAGGTCCAAGAAAGAACTGGAAAGAATTAAAGCGGCTGGCGCGATTGTCGCGGAGACGCTGAGGATAGTTGAGGATAACCTCACGCCGGGTATCACGACCGGGGAACTTGACAGGATTGCCGAGAGGCATATAAGACAGTGTGGCGCCGAACCAGCTTTTCTGGGTTATCACGGTTTTCCGAATTCGCTTTGCATTTCGCTGAACGACGAGGTCGTTCACGGGATTCCGAAGGATGACAAAAAGATAAGCAACGGTGACTTGGTTAGCGTCGACGTAGGAGCCATCTATAAGAATTTCTACGGGGACGGGGCCAGGACATTCGCCGTCGGCCAAGTGCTGGCGCAAGCGATTGACCTGATAGAAACGACGCGGGACTCGCTGAAGGCGGGTATTGAGTACTGCCGCCCCGGGCAACGCGTCGGCGATATATCGGCGGCTGTGCAATCTTATGTCGAAGGACGACGATATTCAGTGGTCAGACGCTATGTTGGACACGGTATCGGCCGCCGAATGCACGAGGATCCGCCGATCCCGAATTTCGGTGAACCGGGGACGGGACCGGTTATCAAACCGGGCATGGTCTTCGCCATCGAGCCGATGGTAAACATGGGCGGTTCCGACGTCAAGACGCTTGACGACGGCTGGACGGTTGTGACGGCCGACGGGAGCTTATCGGCTCATTATGAGCACACTGTCGCTGTGACCAAGGAAGGCCCGGTCATTTTGACCGGGGAGGAGGCGAGCTTTGTCTAAAGAAGACGCGATCGAAGTCGAGGGAACGGTAATCGAGCCCTTACCGAACGCGATGTTCCGGGTGGAGTTGGAGAACGGGCATAAGGTCCTGGCCCATATCTCCGGCAAGATGAGGATGCATTATATACGTATTCTGCCCGGCGACAAGGTGACGGTTGAGCTGTCTCCTTACGATTTGACGAGAGG from Actinomycetota bacterium harbors:
- the map gene encoding type I methionyl aminopeptidase, which gives rise to MIARRSKKELERIKAAGAIVAETLRIVEDNLTPGITTGELDRIAERHIRQCGAEPAFLGYHGFPNSLCISLNDEVVHGIPKDDKKISNGDLVSVDVGAIYKNFYGDGARTFAVGQVLAQAIDLIETTRDSLKAGIEYCRPGQRVGDISAAVQSYVEGRRYSVVRRYVGHGIGRRMHEDPPIPNFGEPGTGPVIKPGMVFAIEPMVNMGGSDVKTLDDGWTVVTADGSLSAHYEHTVAVTKEGPVILTGEEASFV
- the infA gene encoding translation initiation factor IF-1 codes for the protein MSKEDAIEVEGTVIEPLPNAMFRVELENGHKVLAHISGKMRMHYIRILPGDKVTVELSPYDLTRGRITYRFK